From Cellulosimicrobium sp. ES-005, one genomic window encodes:
- a CDS encoding TetR family transcriptional regulator, whose product MPARPSLVERAATCLAPSPGGLRERKKRARREALVEAAQTLVLERGFDAVTVEDICAEVGVSPRTFFNYFPSKDDAVLGLEDFSVRPEVVAAFVEGGPTGALLDDLEVVVADVLGHQVVTPERMARTLELVQREPQLVARHVAWVDGHRAELVDMFVARRAARPFVPDPELLALVVMSLLRASTLEWQQRDREGEPVDHLPTVVAQLRALLADTRAPDPVAR is encoded by the coding sequence GTGCCCGCTCGCCCCTCGTTGGTCGAGCGGGCCGCGACGTGCCTCGCGCCGTCTCCCGGCGGTCTGCGAGAGCGCAAGAAGCGCGCCCGACGGGAAGCGCTCGTCGAGGCCGCGCAGACGCTCGTGCTGGAGCGCGGCTTCGACGCGGTGACGGTCGAGGACATCTGTGCCGAGGTCGGGGTCTCGCCGCGCACGTTCTTCAACTACTTCCCCTCCAAGGACGACGCCGTGCTCGGCCTGGAGGACTTCTCCGTGCGCCCGGAGGTCGTCGCGGCCTTCGTCGAGGGCGGCCCGACGGGCGCCCTGCTCGACGACCTCGAGGTGGTCGTCGCCGACGTGCTCGGGCACCAGGTCGTCACGCCCGAGCGCATGGCGCGCACGCTCGAGCTCGTCCAGCGCGAGCCGCAGCTCGTCGCGCGGCACGTCGCGTGGGTCGACGGCCATCGCGCGGAGCTCGTCGACATGTTCGTCGCACGCCGGGCCGCCCGGCCCTTCGTCCCCGATCCCGAGCTCCTGGCCCTCGTGGTCATGAGCCTGCTGCGCGCGAGCACCCTCGAGTGGCAGCAGCGCGACCGCGAGGGCGAGCCGGTGGACCACCTGCCGACCGTCGTCGCCCAGCTCCGCGCGCTCCTGGCGGACACGCGCGCCCCTGATCCCGTGGCCCGCTAG